One Actinopolymorpha sp. NPDC004070 DNA segment encodes these proteins:
- a CDS encoding glycoside hydrolase family 38 C-terminal domain-containing protein: MSRPAAAPARLLHMIGNAHIDPVWLWQWPEGFQEARSTFWSAIHRMEEYPDFVFTCDQVALLAFVEEADPALFEEIRKRVADGRWVNVGGWWVEPDCNIPTGESFVRQGLLGQRYLEEKFGVTATVGLNADPFGHNANLPQILRKQGLQAYCFLRPGPHEAELPGNPFWWEAADGSRVLAYRIPHEYCSPRADVAYHTDKAMAQLPPGLGTAMVFYGVGNHGGGPTKDNIDSVHRLDRLGSYGELRLSSPPAYVEDVLASGVELPVWRGDLQHHAAGCYAAHSGIKAWMRSAEHALVVAERWASVAAAVAGTPYPHEALTHAWKQVLFNQFHDILPGTSIEPAYDDARDQLGEARSIARRTVNLALQTLARDTDIPFREGTQPVLVFNPHPWRVRADVECEFGLSIERPWVEDDAGQPVPSQFTRALATTSNPKRIAFPADLPPLGHRLYWIRPGSQAPVSVGDRAFEALTEAAGSGPVLENAHLRAEVDPATGWLSSLLDKATGADLMAGVAGVAGVADAAGAQAPHTVVTEDPTDTWGHRVVSYAGPGTPFTCTSARIVESGPVRTVVRVESAYGKSTLVEEIILAADARHLEVRVDLDWQEKLRLLKLRFPVGLAEPTATYEIPYGHLARPADGAEEPGQSWVDVSGTLPGGARAGLTVVNDAKSAYDVSGADIGITAARSPVYAWHEPRQLEPDGLYSYQDQGRQTFRYLLVPHAGDWRDAGVVRLAAELAEPAQPTYESFHPGPRSATESFAVESEGENAGGSVVTTVLKRAEDGDGLVVRAYESAGVQATWSLDLGFAGRTVAATFGPHEIRSFLVPFDADRPIVETDLLERPLIETESAETGSAETGSAETESVDGAGTGSGSATATPEVSGAVAAATSSTDEGVTE; the protein is encoded by the coding sequence ATGTCTCGACCAGCGGCCGCCCCCGCGCGGCTCCTGCACATGATCGGCAACGCCCACATCGACCCGGTGTGGCTGTGGCAGTGGCCGGAGGGGTTCCAGGAGGCCCGGTCGACGTTCTGGTCGGCGATCCACCGGATGGAGGAGTATCCCGACTTCGTCTTCACCTGTGACCAGGTGGCGCTGCTCGCCTTCGTGGAGGAGGCCGATCCCGCGCTCTTCGAGGAGATCCGCAAGCGGGTCGCGGACGGCCGCTGGGTCAACGTCGGCGGCTGGTGGGTCGAACCCGACTGCAACATCCCCACCGGTGAGTCGTTCGTACGCCAGGGCCTGCTCGGCCAGCGTTACCTGGAGGAGAAGTTCGGCGTCACCGCGACCGTCGGGCTGAACGCCGACCCGTTCGGTCACAACGCGAACCTCCCGCAGATCCTGCGCAAGCAGGGCCTTCAGGCGTACTGCTTCCTGCGCCCGGGTCCGCACGAGGCGGAGCTGCCCGGCAACCCGTTCTGGTGGGAGGCGGCCGACGGCTCCCGCGTGCTGGCCTACCGCATCCCGCACGAATACTGCAGCCCGCGCGCCGACGTCGCCTACCACACCGACAAGGCGATGGCGCAGCTCCCGCCCGGCCTCGGCACGGCGATGGTCTTCTACGGCGTCGGCAACCACGGCGGCGGGCCCACCAAGGACAACATCGACAGCGTGCACCGGCTGGACCGGCTCGGTTCGTACGGCGAACTCCGGCTGTCCAGCCCGCCCGCCTACGTCGAGGACGTGCTCGCCTCCGGGGTGGAGCTTCCGGTGTGGCGCGGCGACCTCCAGCACCACGCCGCCGGCTGCTACGCCGCCCACTCCGGCATCAAGGCGTGGATGCGGTCGGCCGAGCACGCGCTCGTCGTGGCCGAACGCTGGGCGAGCGTTGCGGCCGCCGTCGCGGGCACGCCGTATCCGCACGAGGCGCTCACCCATGCGTGGAAGCAGGTGCTGTTCAACCAGTTCCACGACATCCTGCCCGGCACCTCGATCGAGCCTGCCTACGACGACGCCCGCGACCAGCTCGGCGAGGCACGCTCCATCGCCCGGCGTACTGTCAACCTCGCCTTGCAGACGCTGGCGCGCGACACCGACATCCCGTTCCGCGAGGGCACTCAGCCCGTGCTGGTGTTCAACCCGCACCCGTGGCGGGTCCGCGCCGACGTCGAGTGCGAGTTCGGCCTGTCCATCGAGCGCCCCTGGGTGGAGGACGACGCCGGGCAGCCGGTGCCGTCCCAGTTCACCCGCGCACTGGCCACCACGTCCAACCCGAAGCGGATCGCCTTCCCGGCAGACCTTCCCCCGTTGGGACATCGGCTGTACTGGATCCGGCCGGGCTCACAGGCGCCTGTCTCCGTTGGCGATCGGGCCTTCGAGGCGCTCACCGAGGCGGCCGGGTCCGGGCCGGTGCTGGAGAACGCCCACCTGCGGGCCGAGGTCGACCCGGCGACCGGCTGGCTGAGCAGTCTGCTGGACAAGGCGACCGGCGCCGACCTGATGGCAGGTGTGGCTGGTGTGGCCGGTGTGGCAGATGCCGCCGGTGCGCAGGCACCCCACACCGTGGTCACCGAGGACCCCACCGACACCTGGGGCCACCGGGTGGTGTCCTACGCCGGGCCCGGTACGCCGTTCACCTGCACCTCGGCACGGATCGTGGAGAGCGGTCCGGTGCGCACCGTCGTCCGGGTGGAGAGCGCGTACGGGAAGTCCACGCTGGTGGAGGAGATCATCCTCGCCGCGGACGCCCGGCACCTGGAGGTGCGCGTCGATCTGGACTGGCAGGAGAAGCTGCGGCTGCTGAAGCTGCGCTTCCCGGTCGGCCTGGCAGAACCCACCGCGACGTACGAGATTCCCTACGGCCACCTCGCCCGGCCCGCCGACGGCGCGGAGGAGCCCGGCCAGTCCTGGGTGGACGTGAGCGGCACGCTCCCTGGCGGGGCACGAGCCGGGCTCACCGTGGTCAACGACGCCAAGTCGGCCTACGACGTGAGCGGTGCGGACATCGGCATCACCGCCGCACGCAGCCCGGTCTACGCCTGGCACGAGCCGCGTCAACTCGAGCCTGACGGCCTCTACAGCTACCAGGACCAGGGCCGGCAGACGTTCCGCTACCTGCTGGTGCCGCACGCGGGCGACTGGCGCGACGCCGGGGTGGTGCGGCTGGCAGCGGAGCTGGCCGAGCCCGCCCAGCCGACGTACGAGTCGTTCCACCCGGGCCCGCGCTCCGCGACGGAGTCGTTCGCCGTGGAGAGCGAGGGCGAGAACGCCGGCGGCTCCGTGGTCACGACCGTGCTGAAGCGCGCCGAGGACGGTGACGGCCTGGTCGTCCGAGCGTACGAGTCGGCAGGGGTGCAGGCGACATGGAGCCTGGACCTCGGCTTCGCCGGGCGTACGGTCGCAGCGACCTTCGGCCCGCACGAGATCAGGTCGTTCCTGGTGCCGTTCGACGCCGACCGGCCGATCGTGGAGACCGACCTGCTGGAGCGTCCGCTCATCGAGACCGAGAGCGCGGAGACCGGGAGCGCCGAGACCGGGAGCGCCGAGACCGAGAGCGTCGACGGTGCCGGCACAGGATCCGGCTCCGCGACGGCGACCCCCGAGGTGTCGGGGGCCGTGGCGGCCGCGACGAGTTCCACGGACGAGGGAGTCACCGAGTGA
- a CDS encoding LacI family DNA-binding transcriptional regulator: MPQSRRCADAAALQVAPATAPSATAPAVPTPPVVPGAPARATLADVAQRAGVSRSTASRGLTGRGYVAPAARERILLAAEELGYVPDGNARSLKARHTPAVGLLVSDLRNRFYAEVAAGASSVLREHGYTIVLVDDTGSDPEEVAAARTVLAMRVAGVLVTPVSAEAGRMVARHGVPLVEIDRQFCRGECDAVLVDNVTGARELTEHLLGLGHRRIALLVNETGWTTSAGRIKGYHQAWAAAGREVPADGLEPVGFDPARIEEKVGEVLSRRRRPTAVFAANNVVAEAVWRQSARLGLRIPEDLSFVAFDDSPWMSMVSPGITTVAQPSVELGARAARLLLNRMAKPGRPRTTRLDCPLIVRGSTARLGRRRTASRGERGDGRAGLGRPAGALT; the protein is encoded by the coding sequence GTGCCCCAGTCGCGACGATGCGCCGATGCCGCCGCGTTGCAGGTCGCCCCGGCCACCGCCCCGAGCGCCACCGCACCGGCGGTGCCCACGCCACCGGTCGTCCCCGGCGCACCGGCCAGGGCGACGCTGGCCGACGTCGCCCAGCGGGCAGGGGTGTCCCGCTCGACGGCCTCGCGCGGGCTCACCGGCCGTGGGTACGTCGCACCCGCCGCCCGCGAACGCATCCTGCTCGCGGCGGAGGAGCTCGGGTACGTACCCGACGGCAACGCCCGCAGCCTCAAGGCACGGCACACCCCGGCCGTCGGCCTGCTGGTGTCCGACCTGCGCAACCGCTTCTACGCCGAGGTCGCCGCGGGGGCGAGTTCGGTCCTACGGGAGCACGGTTACACGATCGTGCTGGTCGACGACACCGGCAGCGACCCGGAGGAGGTGGCCGCGGCCCGTACGGTGCTCGCGATGCGGGTCGCCGGCGTGCTGGTCACGCCGGTGTCGGCCGAGGCCGGCCGGATGGTGGCCCGGCACGGCGTACCTCTCGTGGAGATCGACCGGCAGTTCTGCCGGGGAGAGTGCGACGCGGTCCTGGTCGACAACGTCACCGGCGCGCGCGAGCTCACCGAGCACCTGCTCGGGCTCGGCCACCGGCGGATCGCCCTGCTGGTCAACGAGACCGGATGGACGACGAGCGCGGGGCGGATCAAGGGCTACCACCAGGCCTGGGCGGCGGCGGGCAGGGAGGTGCCGGCCGACGGGCTGGAGCCGGTGGGCTTCGACCCCGCCCGGATCGAGGAGAAGGTGGGCGAGGTGCTGTCGCGCCGGCGCCGGCCGACCGCGGTGTTCGCCGCCAACAACGTCGTGGCGGAGGCGGTCTGGCGGCAGTCGGCCCGGCTCGGCCTGCGCATCCCCGAGGACCTGTCGTTCGTGGCGTTCGACGACTCGCCGTGGATGAGCATGGTGAGCCCCGGCATCACCACGGTCGCGCAGCCGTCGGTGGAGCTCGGTGCCCGGGCCGCCCGACTGCTGCTGAACCGGATGGCCAAACCCGGTCGCCCGCGCACCACCCGGCTGGACTGCCCGCTGATCGTGCGCGGATCCACCGCCAGGCTGGGCCGTCGGCGTACGGCTTCGCGCGGTGAGCGCGGTGACGGCCGGGCAGGCCTCGGGCGTCCGGCCGGCGCGTTGACGTAG
- a CDS encoding AraC family transcriptional regulator: MSGHERQPHPPGPPANGRALASLTAARVGADVAGQRAEFLYWGYYEPRPWRNYLHTHSFFEICYAYAGTGVFRTGEQEHVVGPGTLFVARPGDVHEIVSDTADPLCIHYWSYTLVPARPRRRSIPNPERTEGRDVLDLFAAPGARVLSQATERIPAVLDLLTAEAAAPGPAYEHLLSALAGALVVETARAVVDEPGLRPRPGADSAGRDERTAATMVRYLEDNHDRPVAVRDVAAQVHLGERQVSRLFRAHTGTTVHAYLTRYRLEIAAQRLLERSADGEYAAIAEVARACGYPDVRHFTTVFRRHWGVPPGAFRDAGGTAQLGQTLGDRPSTK; this comes from the coding sequence GTGTCCGGCCATGAACGCCAGCCGCACCCGCCCGGTCCGCCGGCGAACGGCCGGGCGCTCGCGTCGCTGACCGCCGCCCGCGTCGGTGCCGACGTGGCCGGACAGCGTGCGGAGTTCCTGTACTGGGGCTACTACGAGCCGCGCCCGTGGCGGAACTACCTGCACACGCACTCGTTCTTCGAGATCTGTTACGCCTACGCCGGTACGGGCGTCTTCCGGACCGGCGAGCAGGAGCACGTGGTCGGCCCGGGGACGCTCTTCGTGGCCCGCCCGGGCGACGTGCACGAGATCGTGTCCGACACCGCTGACCCGCTGTGTATTCACTACTGGTCGTACACGCTGGTGCCCGCGCGGCCCCGCCGCAGGTCCATCCCGAACCCGGAGCGGACCGAGGGGCGGGATGTGCTGGACCTGTTCGCGGCGCCGGGTGCGCGGGTGCTGTCGCAGGCGACGGAGCGGATCCCGGCGGTCCTCGACCTGCTCACCGCCGAGGCCGCCGCACCCGGTCCGGCGTACGAACACCTGCTCTCCGCGCTGGCCGGCGCTCTGGTGGTGGAGACAGCGCGGGCCGTGGTGGACGAACCCGGCCTGCGCCCGCGACCCGGCGCGGACTCGGCCGGCCGCGACGAGCGGACCGCGGCCACGATGGTGCGCTATCTGGAGGACAACCACGACCGGCCGGTGGCGGTCCGCGACGTCGCGGCTCAGGTGCACCTCGGCGAGCGGCAGGTAAGCCGGTTGTTCCGGGCGCACACGGGCACCACGGTGCACGCGTACCTCACCCGCTACCGGCTGGAGATCGCGGCCCAGCGGCTGCTCGAACGCTCCGCCGACGGGGAGTACGCCGCCATCGCAGAGGTCGCCCGGGCGTGCGGTTACCCCGATGTCCGTCACTTCACGACCGTGTTCCGCCGGCACTGGGGTGTCCCGCCGGGCGCCTTCCGGGACGCCGGCGGCACGGCGCAACTGGGACAGACCCTGGGGGACCGGCCGTCCACAAAGTAG
- a CDS encoding phytanoyl-CoA dioxygenase family protein — MVDETQLASHAAAYAEHGYVLVKGLLDKAEARAYREESHALIERMNRDADPTWESARQLGMGDRTELKHCHDVQFHAAAFSRLLVDPRFTDVAAAVMGTPNVQLHHTKLFVKPGELGSPFPMHQDHPFFPHAKHSVGAAIFHFDDAPLEKGCVRVMPGSHRNGPLTHQPEGSWHLPYSDWPLDEATPCEAEAGDVLFFTYLTVHGSGVNTTSEARTTLLVQYRDPADPPTEDLHTHSLGQGMILRGIDPTSRGAAAAAAM; from the coding sequence ATGGTGGACGAGACCCAGCTCGCGTCCCACGCCGCCGCGTACGCCGAACACGGCTACGTGCTCGTCAAGGGTCTGCTCGACAAGGCGGAGGCACGGGCCTACCGCGAGGAGAGCCACGCGCTGATCGAACGCATGAACCGCGACGCCGACCCGACCTGGGAGAGCGCCCGGCAGCTCGGCATGGGCGACCGCACCGAGCTGAAGCACTGCCACGACGTGCAGTTCCACGCCGCGGCGTTCTCGAGGCTGCTGGTCGATCCGCGGTTCACCGACGTGGCCGCCGCGGTGATGGGTACGCCGAACGTCCAGCTGCACCACACCAAGCTGTTCGTGAAGCCGGGGGAGTTGGGGTCGCCGTTCCCGATGCACCAGGACCACCCGTTCTTCCCGCACGCGAAGCACTCGGTGGGTGCCGCGATCTTCCACTTCGACGACGCCCCGCTGGAGAAGGGCTGCGTACGGGTGATGCCGGGCAGCCACCGCAACGGCCCGCTCACCCACCAGCCGGAGGGAAGCTGGCACCTGCCGTACTCGGACTGGCCGCTGGACGAGGCGACGCCGTGCGAGGCGGAGGCCGGCGACGTCCTGTTCTTCACCTACCTCACCGTGCACGGCTCGGGCGTGAACACCACGTCGGAGGCGCGGACGACGCTGCTGGTGCAGTACCGCGACCCCGCCGACCCGCCCACCGAGGACCTGCACACCCACTCGCTCGGCCAGGGCATGATCCTGCGCGGCATCGACCCGACCTCGCGGGGCGCCGCGGCCGCGGCAGCGATGTGA
- a CDS encoding aldolase yields MPDPGLRGLARPDGTFVMVAMDQRESLRGMLAQTSGRTTDAVPDAELGEFKQDVAVALGPEASGFLADPEFGADILAGSPSPGAETGRIVAADRLSSRPGEVVGDAWFDQTLDLPKYAAQGVVAAKLLIVWREDDRMGERVADAARFVAACRDAGMPSIVEGVVRPTAEQQANGTFDREATLLRCARELGTVEPSLYKAEVPYFGRGDADRIAAAAAELTGSITCPWVVLSSHVERADFPSAVAACCRGGASGMLAGRALWTNALPAADRKRLLREESVPYLRELAAIVSANARPWTDA; encoded by the coding sequence ATGCCGGATCCCGGCCTGCGCGGGCTCGCCCGCCCCGACGGAACGTTCGTGATGGTCGCGATGGACCAGCGGGAGTCGCTGCGCGGCATGCTCGCCCAGACCTCCGGCCGCACCACCGACGCGGTCCCCGACGCGGAGCTCGGTGAGTTCAAGCAGGACGTGGCCGTCGCGCTGGGACCGGAGGCGTCCGGGTTCCTCGCCGACCCGGAGTTCGGCGCGGACATCCTCGCCGGCAGTCCCTCGCCCGGTGCGGAGACCGGGCGGATCGTGGCCGCCGACCGGCTGTCGAGCCGCCCCGGTGAGGTGGTCGGCGACGCGTGGTTCGACCAGACGCTGGACCTGCCGAAGTACGCCGCGCAGGGCGTGGTCGCCGCGAAGTTGCTGATCGTGTGGCGCGAGGACGACCGGATGGGTGAACGGGTGGCCGACGCCGCCCGGTTCGTCGCGGCCTGCCGGGACGCGGGGATGCCGAGCATCGTGGAGGGTGTCGTACGCCCGACCGCGGAGCAGCAGGCGAACGGCACGTTCGACCGGGAGGCGACGCTGCTGCGGTGCGCGCGGGAGCTCGGCACGGTCGAACCCTCGCTGTACAAGGCGGAGGTGCCGTACTTCGGCCGGGGCGACGCCGACCGGATCGCCGCCGCCGCGGCCGAGCTCACCGGCTCCATCACCTGCCCGTGGGTGGTGTTGTCCTCCCACGTCGAACGCGCCGACTTCCCGTCCGCGGTGGCGGCGTGCTGCCGAGGCGGCGCGTCCGGGATGCTCGCCGGCCGGGCCCTGTGGACGAACGCGCTCCCCGCCGCGGACCGGAAGCGGCTGCTGCGCGAGGAGTCCGTGCCGTACCTCCGCGAACTCGCCGCGATCGTGTCCGCGAACGCCCGCCCCTGGACGGACGCATGA
- a CDS encoding PfkB family carbohydrate kinase, translating into MSRLVFVGSVNDDAIAVVPHIPGPDQRLLAEALVHAGGGNSATAAVAAARLGGDVAFVGPIAEDPTGERIVADLTREGVDVSGVVPVPAGAGGASVVLVDRSSGTRAICTRALPAFELGPRARDLVAAAAWVHLDHLGWPAARDVLADISERPAQPRISVDEGNPIPGFHPRGVDLYGPTVDRLRLTYGDHPVGVLLERARAGGAGLVVATAGGDGAHLLPASGEPVHVPGFAVEVVSTLGAGDVFHGALLLAVDRGLDLPDAVRYANGAAALACRAIDGRSGIPTHDELTTFLTSRP; encoded by the coding sequence ATGAGCCGGCTGGTCTTCGTCGGTTCGGTGAACGACGACGCGATCGCGGTCGTCCCGCACATCCCCGGACCGGACCAGCGGCTGCTCGCCGAGGCGCTCGTACACGCGGGCGGAGGCAACTCCGCGACCGCCGCGGTGGCCGCCGCCCGGCTCGGCGGGGACGTCGCGTTCGTCGGGCCGATCGCCGAGGACCCGACTGGAGAACGCATCGTCGCGGACCTGACCCGGGAAGGCGTCGACGTGTCCGGCGTCGTCCCCGTACCCGCCGGTGCCGGCGGCGCGAGCGTCGTCCTGGTCGACCGGTCCTCGGGGACGCGGGCCATCTGCACCAGGGCGTTGCCGGCGTTCGAGCTCGGGCCGCGTGCTCGGGACCTCGTGGCGGCCGCCGCCTGGGTGCACCTGGACCACCTGGGCTGGCCGGCGGCTCGCGACGTGCTGGCCGACATCTCGGAGCGACCGGCGCAGCCGAGGATCTCGGTGGACGAGGGCAACCCGATCCCGGGCTTCCACCCGCGCGGCGTGGACCTCTACGGCCCGACCGTCGACCGGCTGCGGCTGACGTACGGCGACCATCCGGTGGGCGTGCTGCTGGAACGCGCCCGGGCCGGCGGCGCCGGGCTCGTGGTCGCCACCGCCGGCGGCGACGGTGCGCACCTGCTGCCGGCAAGTGGCGAGCCGGTGCACGTGCCCGGATTCGCCGTCGAGGTGGTGAGCACGCTGGGGGCGGGCGACGTCTTCCACGGCGCGTTGCTGCTCGCGGTGGACCGAGGACTGGACCTGCCGGACGCCGTACGGTACGCCAACGGCGCGGCCGCCCTGGCCTGCCGGGCGATCGACGGGCGTTCGGGCATCCCCACCCACGACGAGCTCACGACCTTCCTCACGTCTCGGCCCTGA
- a CDS encoding winged helix-turn-helix domain-containing protein — translation MPAEVDLARIAGLLADRSRAAMLLAMFDGRAWTASELARAAEIAPSTASEHLARLVSGGLATVVTQGRHRYYRLAGTEIAEAIEPLLLIAPPTPVTSLRAASRGRALAAARTCYDHLAGRAGVALADALRARGILTDDGPTLTPAGRDALTEFGVDVAGLARGRRPLVRDCLDWTERRSHLAGAVGAALTERLFALEWLTRVGTGRGVRVTGAGEDGLRTTFGMAPLPEVA, via the coding sequence ATGCCCGCAGAAGTGGACCTGGCCCGGATCGCCGGACTGCTCGCCGACCGCAGCCGCGCGGCCATGCTGCTGGCGATGTTCGACGGCCGGGCCTGGACCGCGAGCGAGCTCGCCCGGGCCGCCGAGATCGCCCCGTCGACCGCCAGCGAACACCTTGCCCGGCTGGTCTCCGGCGGCCTCGCGACCGTGGTGACGCAGGGCCGGCACCGGTACTACCGGCTGGCCGGGACCGAGATCGCCGAGGCCATCGAACCCCTCCTGCTGATCGCGCCTCCCACGCCGGTCACCAGCCTGCGGGCCGCCTCCCGCGGCCGCGCGCTCGCCGCCGCGCGTACCTGCTACGACCACCTCGCCGGACGCGCGGGTGTCGCGCTGGCCGACGCGCTGCGGGCCCGCGGGATCCTGACCGACGACGGACCGACCCTCACCCCGGCGGGCCGGGACGCGCTCACCGAGTTCGGCGTCGACGTGGCCGGCCTGGCCCGCGGCCGCCGTCCGCTCGTCCGCGACTGCCTGGACTGGACCGAACGCCGCAGCCACCTCGCCGGCGCGGTCGGCGCCGCCCTGACCGAGCGGCTGTTCGCGTTGGAGTGGCTCACCCGGGTGGGGACGGGCCGCGGGGTCCGGGTGACCGGGGCCGGCGAGGACGGACTGCGTACGACGTTCGGCATGGCGCCGCTGCCCGAGGTCGCCTGA
- a CDS encoding anthranilate synthase component I, translated as MLEPPQPATTVYATAGGVAVTRTATPVEESVLTELVADLDNRRGAVLSSGVDYPGRYSRWHLGYLNPPIELVAYGRRIEARALNERGLVLLPVVAAAMSGTGEVVVDEESCCAVHVPESAESFTEEERSRQSTVFTALRAVVAAFASPVDPHLGLYGAYGYDLSFQFEPVRLRHDRSADPHRDLVLHLPDQLVVVDRKRETSMRYAYDFEVGGRTTAGLVRRTAPTPRAQAGPVPAPPEPGRYAEIVRTARERFLRGDLFEVTPSHVLSGRCDSPAAFYERLRTQNPAPYEFFCNLGEGEYLVGASPEMYVRVNGDRVETCPIAGTIRRGQDALEDATQIAALLNSTKDESELTMCTDVDRNDKARVCVPGSVRVIGRRQVELYSRLIHTVDHIEGRLRPGMDAFDAFLTHMWAVTVTGAPKQWAMQFIEDVESTPRRWYGGAVGFVGFDGSMNTGLTLRTAQVENSVASVRAGATLLYDSDPDEEERETRLKAQALLDTMSEPDPDPDPSGGVRRFATGVDESVGAGLRVLLVDHQDSFVHTLGDYFRQHGAEVVTLRYGFPIEQLDTLAPDLVVLSPGPGRPADFDCARLLAAVEARGLAVFGVCLGLQAMVEYAGGTLDLLPRPAHGKPGSVRVVAGETMADDGILAGLGDSFTAGRYHSLYATPEAVPGFEVVAVTDDPSGARVAMAIADDVRRRWAVQFHPESILSATGRAGHQLVANVLRLARSSDLHPEGAATV; from the coding sequence GTGCTCGAACCACCCCAGCCCGCCACGACCGTCTATGCCACCGCCGGCGGAGTAGCGGTCACCCGGACCGCCACTCCCGTCGAGGAGAGCGTGCTCACCGAGTTGGTCGCCGACCTCGACAACCGCCGTGGCGCGGTGCTGTCGTCCGGCGTCGACTATCCGGGCCGCTACAGCCGTTGGCACCTCGGCTACCTCAACCCGCCGATCGAACTCGTCGCGTACGGCCGGCGGATCGAGGCCCGCGCGCTCAACGAACGCGGACTCGTCCTGTTGCCCGTGGTGGCCGCCGCGATGTCCGGCACCGGGGAGGTCGTGGTCGACGAGGAGTCGTGCTGCGCGGTCCACGTCCCCGAGTCGGCCGAGTCCTTCACCGAGGAGGAACGCAGCCGGCAGTCGACGGTCTTCACCGCACTGCGGGCGGTCGTCGCGGCGTTCGCCAGTCCGGTCGACCCGCACCTCGGACTGTACGGCGCGTACGGCTACGACCTGTCGTTCCAGTTCGAACCAGTGCGGTTGCGGCACGACCGTTCGGCCGACCCGCACCGTGATCTCGTCCTGCACCTGCCGGACCAACTCGTCGTGGTGGACCGCAAGCGGGAGACGAGCATGCGGTACGCGTACGACTTCGAGGTGGGCGGACGGACGACGGCCGGTCTGGTGCGGCGGACCGCACCCACACCCCGGGCGCAGGCCGGTCCGGTGCCCGCGCCGCCGGAGCCGGGGCGCTACGCCGAGATCGTCCGTACGGCACGGGAACGCTTCCTGCGTGGAGACCTGTTCGAGGTGACGCCGAGCCATGTCCTCAGTGGGCGCTGCGACTCACCGGCCGCCTTCTACGAGCGCCTGCGCACACAGAACCCCGCGCCGTACGAGTTCTTCTGCAATCTCGGCGAGGGGGAGTACCTCGTCGGGGCCTCGCCGGAGATGTACGTACGCGTGAACGGGGACCGGGTGGAGACCTGCCCGATCGCGGGCACGATCCGCCGGGGACAGGACGCCCTGGAGGACGCCACCCAGATCGCGGCGTTGCTCAACTCCACCAAGGACGAGAGCGAACTCACCATGTGCACCGACGTGGACCGCAACGACAAGGCACGGGTGTGCGTGCCGGGGAGCGTGCGCGTCATCGGCCGTCGTCAGGTCGAGCTTTACAGCCGACTGATCCACACGGTCGATCACATCGAGGGCAGGCTGCGGCCGGGCATGGACGCGTTCGACGCCTTCCTGACGCACATGTGGGCGGTCACCGTGACCGGTGCACCGAAACAGTGGGCGATGCAGTTCATCGAGGACGTCGAGTCCACGCCGCGGCGGTGGTACGGCGGTGCGGTCGGGTTCGTCGGTTTCGACGGGTCGATGAACACCGGGCTGACGTTGCGTACCGCCCAGGTGGAGAACTCCGTCGCCAGCGTGCGCGCGGGTGCCACGCTGCTGTACGACTCCGACCCGGACGAGGAGGAACGCGAGACGCGGCTCAAGGCGCAAGCTCTCCTTGACACCATGTCCGAACCCGATCCGGACCCGGATCCGTCCGGCGGGGTTCGCCGTTTCGCCACGGGCGTGGACGAATCCGTCGGTGCGGGCCTGCGGGTGCTCCTGGTGGACCACCAGGACTCCTTCGTCCACACGCTCGGCGACTACTTCCGCCAGCACGGCGCGGAGGTGGTGACGCTGCGGTACGGCTTCCCGATCGAGCAACTCGACACCCTGGCGCCGGACCTCGTGGTGCTGTCACCGGGACCGGGCCGGCCAGCGGACTTCGACTGCGCCCGCCTGCTGGCGGCGGTGGAGGCGCGCGGGCTTGCCGTGTTCGGCGTGTGCCTCGGCCTGCAGGCGATGGTGGAGTACGCCGGTGGAACGCTCGACCTGCTCCCCCGGCCCGCGCACGGCAAGCCGGGTTCGGTGCGCGTCGTCGCCGGCGAAACCATGGCGGACGATGGAATCCTTGCCGGGCTTGGGGATTCGTTCACCGCGGGGAGATACCACTCGCTGTACGCGACACCGGAGGCCGTTCCCGGCTTCGAGGTCGTCGCGGTCACCGACGATCCGAGCGGTGCGCGGGTGGCGATGGCGATCGCGGACGACGTACGCCGACGCTGGGCCGTGCAGTTCCATCCGGAGTCGATCCTCAGCGCGACCGGGCGCGCCGGGCATCAACTGGTCGCGAACGTCCTGCGCCTGGCTCGTTCCTCCGACCTCCACCCGGAGGGAGCCGCGACGGTCTGA